In Microbacterium sp. AB, a single genomic region encodes these proteins:
- a CDS encoding MarR family winged helix-turn-helix transcriptional regulator: MTNRDDLLRLDNQLCFAIVTAARNVVSIYRPVLEPLGLTHPQYLVMLALWEESPRALGDLAAALAWEPATASPLVKRLEAQGLVRRERRSDDERRLAIDLTEEGAALRERALDVPEQIMARVGLDADRLAAIRDSLAPFSGAFGG, from the coding sequence GTGACGAACCGCGACGACCTGCTCCGCCTCGACAACCAGCTCTGCTTCGCGATCGTCACCGCTGCCCGCAACGTCGTCTCGATCTACCGTCCGGTGCTGGAGCCGCTCGGTCTCACCCATCCGCAGTACCTCGTCATGCTCGCGCTGTGGGAGGAGTCGCCGCGGGCGCTCGGCGACCTCGCCGCCGCGCTCGCGTGGGAGCCGGCGACGGCGTCGCCGCTCGTGAAGCGGCTGGAGGCACAGGGGCTCGTCCGCCGCGAGCGCCGATCCGACGACGAGAGGCGGCTCGCGATCGACCTGACCGAGGAGGGAGCCGCGCTGCGCGAGCGCGCGCTCGACGTCCCCGAGCAGATCATGGCGCGCGTCGGTCTCGACGCCGATCGGCTCGCGGCCATCCGAGACTCCCTCGCCCCGTTCTCCGGGGCGTTCGGGGGCTGA
- a CDS encoding PAS domain-containing sensor histidine kinase, with translation MTLGTDAKIADDTSSHVLPDGWSEQVSSFAIVELDASGRIRSWNRGAEIIKGYTAEEILGRHFSVFYRPEDIARRIPDRLLSSAAQRGWAEDVGWRLRSDGTLFWAHVTVTALREEDGSPAGFIKIVRDLTAMKTAIDERDAWLRSVVHDLLSPATALRGFLDLLEDRLGDQDDLLQSASTASDHLVSMIADLKAGLSRQVAHAAERPPVAVDLASVVEEAASMVLPGDLNTRLRLSLERPLLFHGDSAAMRRALVNVIENAAKYSDGTIHVELARSESTITVRVNDEGRGIHADDLATIFDLGERGRLADPADGGSGIGLASVRRLMETLGGTVSIDSTAGGGTTVVLELPAHESLGSAPAVRGAYPLSEGDIFSLTAGGPFGTVRP, from the coding sequence ATGACCCTTGGCACCGACGCGAAGATCGCCGACGACACGAGCTCGCACGTGCTGCCCGACGGGTGGAGCGAGCAGGTGTCCTCGTTCGCGATCGTCGAGCTCGACGCCTCGGGACGCATCCGCTCCTGGAATCGCGGCGCGGAGATCATCAAGGGCTACACCGCCGAGGAGATCCTCGGACGCCACTTCTCGGTGTTCTACCGGCCCGAGGACATCGCCAGGCGGATCCCGGACCGACTCCTCTCGTCGGCCGCTCAGCGCGGATGGGCGGAGGACGTCGGATGGAGACTGCGCTCCGACGGAACCCTCTTCTGGGCCCATGTCACCGTCACTGCACTGCGTGAGGAGGACGGGAGCCCGGCGGGGTTCATCAAGATCGTGCGCGATCTCACGGCCATGAAGACGGCAATCGACGAGCGGGATGCGTGGCTGCGTTCGGTCGTGCATGATCTCCTCTCCCCCGCGACGGCTCTTCGAGGCTTCCTCGACCTGCTCGAGGACAGGCTGGGCGATCAGGACGATCTGCTGCAGAGCGCGTCGACGGCGAGCGACCACCTGGTCTCGATGATCGCGGACCTGAAGGCGGGCCTCAGCCGCCAGGTCGCTCACGCCGCCGAACGGCCTCCCGTCGCGGTCGACCTCGCATCCGTGGTCGAAGAGGCCGCGTCCATGGTCCTGCCGGGCGATCTGAACACGCGCCTGCGCCTGTCGCTCGAGAGACCCCTGCTGTTCCACGGAGACTCGGCCGCCATGCGCCGGGCGCTCGTGAACGTGATCGAGAACGCGGCCAAGTACTCCGACGGGACCATCCACGTCGAGCTGGCGCGATCGGAGTCGACGATCACCGTGCGGGTGAACGACGAAGGACGCGGCATCCACGCCGACGACCTGGCGACGATCTTCGACCTGGGGGAACGCGGACGACTCGCCGACCCGGCGGACGGCGGGAGCGGCATCGGCCTCGCGAGCGTCCGGCGCCTCATGGAGACCCTCGGGGGAACCGTCTCGATCGACAGCACGGCCGGAGGGGGCACGACGGTCGTGCTGGAGCTGCCCGCTCACGAAAGCCTCGGGAGCGCTCCGGCCGTCAGAGGCGCCTATCCCCTCTCGGAGGGGGACATCTTCTCCCTCACGGCAGGAGGCCCGTTCGGCACCGTGCGCCCGTGA